The following DNA comes from Rhinoraja longicauda isolate Sanriku21f chromosome 30, sRhiLon1.1, whole genome shotgun sequence.
cactagccccaagagctctatctaactctcttttaaattcattcagtgaattggcctccactgccaattacagtgtatcactacttcaataaattccacaaattcacaactctctgggtgaaaaagtttattttcacctcagttttaaatggcctcccctttattcttagactgtggcccctggttctggactcccccaacattgggaacatttttcctgcatctagcttatccagtccttttgtaattttatatgcctttataagatcccctctcatcgtttctctccagtgaatgcaagcccagtctttccaatctttcctcacatgacagtcccaccttcccggggattaacctggtgaacctacgctgcactgcctcaatagcaaggatgtccttcctcaaattaggagaccaaaactgcacacaatactccagaaggggtctcaacagggccctgtacaactgcagaaggacctcttcactcctatactcaaatcctctcgttatgaaggtcaaaatgccattggctttcttcactgcctgctgtacctgcacgcttactttcagtgactggacatcaaggtctcgttgcacttccccttcgtaacaagaggagttgagtataggagcaaagaggtccttctacagttgtaccgggccctggtgagaccgcacctggagtactgtgtgcagttttggtctccaaatttgaggaaggatattcttgctatggagggcgtgcagcgtaggttcactagattaattcccggaatggcgggactgtcgtatgttgaaaggctggagcgattgggcttgtatacactggaatttagaaggatgaggggggatcttattgaaacatataagataattaggggattggacacattagaggcagataacatgttcccaatgttgggggagtccagaacaaggggccacagtttgagaataaggggtaggccatttagaacggagatgaggaagaactttttcagtcagagggtggtgaaggtgtggaattctctgcctcagaaggcagtggaggccagttcgttggatgctttcaagagagagctggatagagctcttaaggatagcggagtgagggggtatggggagaaggcaggaacggggtactgattgatagtgatcagccatgatcgcattgaatggcggtgctggctcgaagggctgaatggcctactcctgcacctattgtctattgtctattgtctacctaatCTGACTAATGTTGCCAGCGAAAGATGTTCGACCAACTGCCCTGTAGTTCCCAGCCTGCGGCCATCCTCGCCTTTTGAACATGGGAGTCGACTTGTCTTCTGTTACATCAGAATCCCTGGGCACCCAGATTTCACCACCGCGTGCGTCACCTTGCCTCTGTGCCAGCTATTGGATCATACTTGTCAACTTATCCGTGAATGCTAGGATGGGttggaggggctgaatggctgaTCCACCCATTTGTATTTTTATCCTGAAAGCCAGTTTAAGGTTGCCTCTTAATTGCATTAAAAAATACACTCTACTGTTTGAAAAGATTTGTGAAATCCATTGTTGTGTACATTGTAATTTGCCAAACGTTTTCATTACCTAGGGCGGCGTGCGTATATTGGCATCGGGTTTGTAGATCGTGGCGATGCTTTTGATTTTAATGTTGGGCTCCAAGATCACTTCAAGTAAGTAACGTGGTATTACTGTACTACAGAGTTTTGATTGGTGTTAAATGTTGAGATTAGAAAATTGCCAGGAAACAAATTATGATGAAAATAGACTCggcatgctggagtacctcagtggatcaggcagcttctctggagaaatggaatcggtgatgttttgggtcgagacgtattccttttctccagagatgcagcctgacccactgagttactccaacattttgtataaaccagcatctgcaggtccttcctaagcAAATTAtcatagtttagtctagtttagagatacagcgtggaaacaggccctttcggcccaccgtgtccgcgccgaccagcgatccccgcacattaacactatcctacacacactagggacaacctttacatttaccaaaccaattaacctactaacctgcacgtctttggagtgtgggaggaaaccgaagatctcggagaaaacccacggggagaacgtacaaactccatacggactgcacccgtagatgggatcgaacccgggtctccggcgctgcattcgctgtaaggcagcaactctatgccaccgtgaccgcccgtaaaTAAAGTAATTTGTCGTGACTAGTTAGTTTCCGTTTCTACATTACAACCACCATTTTATAACTCCAAGTTGGAGTCTACAATGTACTTCTAGACCTGAGAATCAGGTGGCTTCAAATGGATGAAAATGGCTAAAATCACAGTCGTGGAAAATATGACAATGGTGCCTCTTGTTTTTTTATTGCAAAGTCAAATATTCATTTGAAACGTTTCCGAGGTAACAGGTTGTATGTTGTATTTTTCTGCAGATGGGTCAAGCAACAGACTGAACTCGCcaaacaggctgagaacccagaCTCCACACCCAAGTTAGACTTGGGGTTTAAAGATGGACAAACCATCAAATTAAATATTGGGGTGAGCCACAAAGTCCAATGTAAATAATTTTGAATAATAATGTGGATGGTATACTCTGAGgctgaaatataattttttttcatGGATATGAGAAGAAATATCCACAGACTAAGTGAATATGTAATGTGGGTTCATATCCCTGCCAACTTGGAGTATTTTTCAGagtaaggtttagtttagagatacagcgcggaaacaggcccttcggcccaccaagtccgcaccgaccagcgatccccgcacattaacactatcctacacacactagggacaattttttagatttacaccaagccaattaacctacaaacctgtacgtctttggagtgtgggaggaaaccgaagatctcggagaaaacccacgcaggtcacggggagaacgtacaaactccgtacagacagcacccgtagtcgggatggaacccgggtctctggcgctgcaagcgctgtaaggcagcaactctactgctgcaccaccgtgccatatgAATGCTGAGGGGTTGGACGTTAGGCTGTTCAATAACTGGAGGTATAGATCATTCAGAGTTGGGTCTGGGGAGGATTCCTGCTTGTGTGTTTGTGAtccagatagacagatagatagacggCTAGATAGAATGGAGGAATGGACTTCAGTTTAAAATTTCAACCCAGTATGAACGTGTGTAAAAAATCTCAATCAGTACATAAAtaatgctggtagacacaaaatgatggagtaactcagtgggacaggcagcatctctggagagaaggaatgggtgacgttttgggtcgagaccattcttcagactgatgccaggggagggggcaggacactagggacaatttacacatacaccaaaccaattaacttacaaacctgtacgtcttgagtgtgggaggaaaccggagatctcagagaaagcccacgcagtcacagggagaacgtacaaactccgtacagacagtctggatggaacccgggtctctggcgctgcaagcgctgtaaggcagcaactctaccgctgcgccaccgtgacgcccaataATTCAGCTGTTTTACAAatatcatttattcacaaaatgctggagtaactcagcaggtcaggcagcatcttgggagagaaggaatgggtgacgtttcgggtcgagacccttcttcagaattgaatACAAATATCATTGCTGAGTCTTGGTTTTAAAGTTCCAAATTAATTtagttgaatttaaattccatagcTGTTGTGATGGGAATTGAACTTGTGTTGCTGGGTCCATGGTCCAGACCGCTGGTTGCCAGTCCCGTAGGTTAACCACTATGCTATTGACTGTACCCTAACACGAGTGCTAGAATGAGCGCTTCGTTTTAGTTGGAGCCAAGTGCAAGAAAAATATGGGTCGGCGTTCCTTCAATACCTGTTGTTCAGAGGTATGTGCTTCTGCAAGGACAGGGTAAGATTGAATCGTGGTCAAACCACGGGGCGGGCAGGACTCATGGGACAAGCATGGGAGGACTTCCAGCACCCACAGAGTATTCCAACATCGGCCATCAATTCCCTGTCAGGCTTGGAGCAGAGGTTGTCTTTTATGGTGAACGAGACTCCGGATTAATAAAAGGCACTTTCAATCCGTTTTATTTTCAGAATGTACGGAAGAAGGAAAACGCGTCGGCTAAGCCTCGCCCGCCGGCCGGTGGCCTGggtttgcttccaccacctcctggTGCCAAAGGACCACCAATGCTGCCGCCACCAGGAGCTGCCAGTGTGCAGGATCCAGTGATGACCCAGCCTGTGAAGCCAGCTGCCCCAGGTTAATGTGCTGCCAACGTTAtacagtcgtacagcacggaaacaggcccttcggtacaactggtccacgctgaccaagaggCCCCTTTCGAGCTGGTCCCaaatggcccatatctctctaaatctttcctagccctgttcctgtccaagtcccttttaaatgttgttatagtatctgcctcaactaccattgGCTATTCACCATGGTTTGTGGTTTAATTATAAATCATGTTTGTACGTTATCTGTACAACTTTATTAATAAGTAGACggcccgtggacccattgggtccccgttgtggggccggggccgggcgagaggggggggagagggagccacgtaCCCcgtccccgggcggccatcgcggcgccGGCTAGCagtaggagagcggccgcaaggcgctgcgcCATGTTCGTCgtcccggcggccatcttctttgaccttttcTCTGctaccgcgctgcaccatgggaggaaggtcgggCGCGGGGCATGCCCGGAGGGGCGGCGGTCCTCCCAGCACTGCCGCGCAGACGCGCCGCCGccaccgggcccggcaaccctcccccgttGTGACACCGTATTAGATCAAATTGGCAATCTCATATATgacccgagtaactcagcgggtcaggcagtatctgtggagaacatggacaggtgacgtttcacagagtgctggagtaactcaacgggtcaggcagcatctgtggagagaaggaatgggtgacgtttcgggtcaactctCTTCTTCATatatgacccgttgggttcccattgtgacgccgaacacggaagtattagatcaaaatgacttgtcccattcacagtataaagtttataaagtgaattacttttaaaatataacgaaaCTTGACACAGCACACCGTaggtgaatggtgagtaaggtgcccctaaaatagttgcgctgtcatgtaccgttttggctgtatttctggaacatgcacacaagatgagagttttagtaataaataGATGATGTTGACAAGGTTGCTTGTCTCACTAATAATTCTCTGTTATTTGTGCAGAAATACTGGGGGACCTCTTTGCCCCGGCTCTACCGCCTGCTCCGGCTCTACCGCCTGCTCCGGCTGCTCAAGCTGCCGCCACAGATCTGTGGGGCGATTTTGCAACAGCCCCCAGGTTAGTAACCCGTCCGTTGTAAAACTCACACCAGTAGTTCTCAAACATACAAAGCGTCAAAATCTGTCGACTCTCCGCACTGTCTCAATGTACTACTGACGTacgctttgtcctgtatctgagatgtttatgtaatctgaagaagggtctcaacccgaaacgtcacccattccttctctccggagatgctgcctgtcccgctgagttactccagcgttctgtgtctatcttcggtgtaaaccagcatctgtcgttccttcaTACACGtgtttatctaagatgtatccaaGTGCTTGTGTAGAGTGATacctgtactgaactgtgtacaaaaatgaatttctctgtacctcagtgacaaataaagtgccattgaaccattgaaatattTTGTCTGACTCGAGGAAATATTGCCACAACCTTAAAATAAGTTCCATATTCACTCAGAACTGCTGTTTAGCAGAGTGGCCGACTGCCATTTCACTCTGAACCTGTCGTGGAATTAAGATGAAAGTTTTGCTTTATCATTAAACTTTGGAACGTTTTGTGCAATGTTGCTGACCATAATTTAACTTGCTTTTTCCATAGCTCTGCCTCAAGCCAAGTGACCCAAAGTGCAAACTGGGTGCAGTTTTGACACTGGGGACATCTTTTGAGTTTTctccttttggaaacaaattgagATGCTGAGAGACCACGATAGACATTTGCTTTCTGGTAAGCTATTGTGTGGAAGTGGCAGCGTCTGGGAGTCCACAGTGTGTCGGAGCCAGCTGGATTCTGGACTCGCGCCCTACAGTCCTGGAGCGTTTCATTTCCATTTCCGATGTATTTGTACCAGGACTCTTACCCCCTTCCCAGCAATGACCGTGTCTCCAGAGCCTCCTCATCCATTGACTTCTAGCTACGGTGACTTTGCTTCATGGTGATTGGATTCTGTTTACTAAGGGGCACTGGGACACAAATGCTTATTAAAATGGCCTAGTcgtgtttttgatttttttttaaaaagactgtGTAATATTGGTCTTAACTTGGAAGTGTTCCTTAAGCACAACAACCTGTATTCAATCGCTTTCCATTCCATACTTGGATCACTTGATCTTTCATTCTAACAGCTTATGGTGAGTTGGTGTAGGGTAGAGTACTGTACTGAGAAATAATCTCCACTTAAAGAACAAAGCACTAAGTCCTCCAAACTTGCATGCCCCTGCACCAGTGAAGTTGGGCAAGTGCCCTGTTTCCCTGAAGTGATGGTTTAATTATTGGGAACGTTGATGCGGGTGGTAATGGATGGACCGGGTGACCAGCAGTGGAGATCCGGGCTTATAAATACATCTGCTTTCCCCTCCCGAGTGTTTGCTGTGGCCAGCAACCTTTACCCTCTGGCATAACTTGTGAACAATTTGTCTGTAAATAAGAGTTTGTCTATTTCAATATTTATACAGtttggcggggagggggagggggggggagagaattagGAGTTGTTAATCAAGCTGGGATAAAATTGTGAAATTTCATTACCTTTGGAAGAATGTTCCaaataaaaatatctattgagttTGCGTGGCTATTTTGACAATTTCTGCTGTCTGAATGTGTCAAATCGAATCAGTTATCACTGACGTTCACTGCCTTGTGTCCTGTTGGTACATAGACCTTCTGTCCTGTTGGTACATAGACCTGCTCACCAATGTGTGCATCCCATAAAACACCAAGTTAACTGTTCTGgaggcgcaaggaactgcagatgcttgtttacaaaacaaaacatataaagtgctggaataacttggaGGAGCGAGCAGCAGGTCTGGGAGAACATGTACAGGTGGCGtctcgggttgcgacccttcttcagactctggcatttttggtgttggaaggaactgcagatgctggtttaaaccgaagataagacacaaaatgctggagtaactcagcgggacaggcagcacctctggagaaaagaaataggtgagaaaagaaaagaaagatgACCATCACTTCAGGGAAATGGGGGACTTGCCCAACATCActagttcagactgaagaagggtctcgacccataacgtcacccattccttctctcccgagatgctgcctgacccgccgagttactccagcattttgtgtcgaccttcaattttaaccagcatctgcagtttttatttcctacacatcaatGGAATCACGTTTGGTGCTAGGTAGAGTCCGACTAAACATAGTCCGAGCGTCTCCAATTGGGTAGAATGTAGCTCAAAGGACCgctccctagttggtgataggacgggtCCAACAGCCagaaagaaacagtccctgaatctggattgtCATCTGCAATCTGGACCCAGAACTGTTCAGGAATGCCAGCTTAGTTGGGGGCAAATCAAAAAGCTTTTGTTAGCCTCCACACCTGGCTACATCTGCCCATCGACCTTCCACATCTGGCTCCATCCATTGGTAGCAGGCTCCTGCCTCTCCCGTCCCACTCTCCCCTTGACGCTTGCTATCTTCCCTTGGCGTTCTCAGTCCCGAGGCAGGGTCTCGTCCCGAGGCATTCTCTCcatggatgccgcctgacccactgaattccaccagcatctgctgatctgaatcagtctgaagcccatcacgttacctatccatgttctgcaggaatgctgcctgacccgctgagttactccggcactttatgtcATTATCTGCAATCTTATGCATCTGGCTAACATGCTCTTGTGGAGCTTGTGCTTAGAACAAGAAACATAAAACACCTCACTGATATaagtagacacaagatgccggagtaactcagcgggtcaggcagcatcttctgaaGAGGAaaactcgactcgaaacgtcacccattccttctgtccagagatgctgtctggcccgctgagttactccagcatcttgtgtctaccttcgattttaaaccagcaggtgcggttttctttcctacacacctcgCTGGGATAAGTGTGTAactgaggggccacagtttaggaataagggggtaggccatttagaactgagacgaggaaaaactttttcagtcagagagttgtgaatctgtggaattctctgcctcagaaggcagtggaggccaattctctgaatgcattcaagagagagctagatagagctcttaaggatagcggagtcagggggtatagggagaaggcaggaacggggtactgattgagaatgatcagccatgatcacattgaatggtggtgctggctcgaagggccaaatggcctcctcctgcacctattgtctattgagtaagcCAGGCTGCCTTGTAGACAAGCGATTCTCCGAATGGGGTAAGTGACCCCTGATTTAATGAATAAAAGGGGCGGACAATGCCCTGTGCGAGTGTGAAGTGGAATCCGGGTATCGCCCTGGTGACGGGCCTCTGGATGAAGGGTTTGTTTACCGGTCTATTAAAGCTG
Coding sequences within:
- the necap2 gene encoding adaptin ear-binding coat-associated protein 2: MMAATESEYESVLCVKPEVHVYRIPPRATNRGYRAADWKLDQPDWTGRLRITAKGNIAYIKLEDRNSGELFAQSPIDQFPGIAVESVVDSSRYFVIRIEDGNGRRAYIGIGFVDRGDAFDFNVGLQDHFKWVKQQTELAKQAENPDSTPKLDLGFKDGQTIKLNIGNVRKKENASAKPRPPAGGLGLLPPPPGAKGPPMLPPPGAASVQDPVMTQPVKPAAPEILGDLFAPALPPAPALPPAPAAQAAATDLWGDFATAPSSASSQVTQSANWVQF